A genomic segment from Bacillus cereus G9842 encodes:
- the gerLB gene encoding spore germination protein GerLB, whose translation MKPFEYGDEEIGSREIGFAVSSTIIGIGALSMPRDIANQTLFSDGWIILLLGGLICTVLGWFVTRVAILFPKQNFVQYTSAHLTKPVAYTISSILVLTFAALTAYESRMISIISQTYLFSDTPIQLLSFFFLLVVIYGIAGSRAALLRLNVLFLPIVLIAIVLLSLLNINLMEINNLLPAFQTKVSQYAVGVKNSIFTFIGFEVALFYAVLLNDKSAKKAPMAVAKAVMVNVLSYILIYVTCISVFTYMTTRGLTYPTIELGKEIEIGGGFLERFDAIFFTTWIITIYNTTAMYYDVASLLFCAMFPKVKKHIFIFVSAPIIFMANMIPSSLNALSSYGTYLAWIDMGFVVLAPLLVLIVYKIKRRNGGNETPS comes from the coding sequence TTGAAACCATTTGAGTATGGCGATGAAGAGATTGGATCTCGGGAAATTGGGTTTGCGGTATCATCGACCATTATTGGTATAGGAGCATTGTCTATGCCAAGAGATATCGCTAACCAAACTTTATTTTCGGACGGTTGGATTATTTTGCTTTTGGGTGGATTGATCTGTACAGTTTTAGGTTGGTTTGTGACGAGGGTGGCGATCTTATTTCCGAAACAAAATTTTGTTCAATATACGAGTGCGCATTTGACGAAGCCTGTTGCATACACAATTAGTAGTATTTTAGTATTAACGTTTGCTGCTTTGACAGCATATGAATCGCGAATGATTTCAATTATTTCTCAAACGTATTTATTTAGTGATACACCGATACAACTACTGTCTTTCTTCTTCTTGCTAGTTGTTATTTATGGAATAGCAGGATCAAGAGCAGCCTTATTAAGGTTAAATGTTTTATTCTTACCTATTGTTTTAATTGCGATAGTACTTCTTTCTTTATTGAATATAAATTTAATGGAAATAAATAATTTACTACCAGCTTTTCAAACGAAAGTAAGTCAATATGCTGTTGGAGTTAAAAATTCTATTTTTACGTTTATTGGATTTGAAGTAGCTTTATTTTATGCGGTGTTGCTGAATGATAAGTCAGCGAAAAAAGCGCCAATGGCAGTCGCGAAAGCGGTGATGGTAAACGTGTTGTCATACATTTTAATTTATGTAACTTGTATTAGTGTTTTTACGTATATGACCACACGTGGATTGACATATCCAACAATTGAATTAGGGAAAGAAATTGAAATTGGCGGAGGGTTTTTAGAAAGGTTCGATGCGATTTTTTTTACGACTTGGATTATTACTATTTATAACACTACAGCAATGTATTATGACGTCGCATCTTTATTGTTTTGTGCTATGTTTCCGAAAGTGAAGAAACATATTTTTATTTTCGTAAGTGCCCCTATTATTTTTATGGCGAATATGATACCTAGTAGTTTGAATGCTTTATCAAGTTATGGGACTTATTTAGCTTGGATAGATATGGGGTTTGTTGTGTTAGCGCCTTTGCTCGTTTTAATTGTATATAAAATAAAAAGAAGGAATGGTGGAAATGAAACACCTTCTTAA
- the gerLC gene encoding spore germination protein GerLC — MKHLLKIIMVMTLTGFMSGCSELEEIEERGFVVGAAYDIVKEKKANPIMKGTYQMVLPSKLAQQGGQGDGDGENYINVSAKADSVFEQIRIIAKKISRTLFFPHIQVIIFSEELLSHPYILQNTLDVYIRDHEMRRNIRLFVSKKNAESILKQSAKPENLPAQYIDMLAEHPPKNAQMIEAARIGEVQEKMISNRSFVLPILELTKQGVQMDGAALFRGKDNKCVGNLSGEETLGMNYIIGKKIGGFFTIRKKDQLITYEIHKLRRKIKVSTTNATKPKFNIHLSLEGTIAELHFSDHKKVLNEKRLEKDISEEMEKRIQKSIKLVQKKYKVDVLELGEVYKRHNYKEWKKVSKNWDQGENYFSKAEITVHVHPTIEHSGSALPKRVK; from the coding sequence ATGAAACACCTTCTTAAAATTATAATGGTTATGACTTTAACTGGATTTATGAGTGGGTGTTCTGAGTTAGAAGAGATAGAAGAAAGAGGATTTGTAGTAGGAGCGGCTTATGATATCGTGAAGGAGAAGAAAGCGAATCCAATTATGAAAGGGACGTATCAAATGGTACTTCCTAGTAAGTTAGCGCAGCAAGGTGGACAAGGTGATGGAGATGGCGAAAATTATATTAATGTTAGTGCGAAAGCAGATAGTGTGTTTGAACAAATAAGAATAATCGCTAAAAAAATTAGTCGTACATTATTTTTCCCTCATATACAAGTGATTATTTTCTCTGAAGAATTACTTTCACATCCATACATTTTACAAAATACGTTAGATGTATATATTCGCGATCATGAAATGAGAAGAAATATTCGTTTGTTTGTTTCAAAGAAAAATGCAGAATCTATTTTAAAACAGAGTGCAAAACCTGAAAATTTACCGGCGCAGTATATTGATATGTTAGCTGAACACCCTCCGAAAAATGCCCAAATGATTGAGGCTGCAAGAATTGGTGAGGTACAGGAAAAGATGATCTCTAACCGGAGTTTTGTATTACCTATTCTTGAACTAACAAAACAAGGGGTGCAAATGGACGGTGCAGCATTGTTTCGTGGAAAGGATAATAAGTGTGTAGGCAACTTGAGTGGGGAAGAAACATTAGGGATGAATTATATAATAGGTAAAAAAATTGGAGGTTTTTTTACCATTCGTAAAAAGGATCAACTTATTACATATGAAATTCATAAGTTGCGTCGAAAAATTAAAGTATCTACAACGAATGCTACAAAACCAAAGTTTAATATTCATTTATCTCTGGAAGGTACAATAGCTGAGTTGCATTTTAGTGATCATAAAAAGGTTTTGAATGAAAAGCGTTTAGAGAAGGATATATCGGAAGAAATGGAGAAGCGTATTCAAAAATCAATTAAACTTGTTCAAAAAAAATATAAGGTAGATGTATTAGAGTTAGGGGAAGTGTATAAGCGACATAATTATAAAGAGTGGAAAAAGGTAAGTAAGAATTGGGATCAAGGCGAAAATTACTTTAGTAAAGCTGAAATTACTGTTCATGTTCACCCGACGATTGAGCATTCAGGCTCGGCTTTACCTAAAAGAGTGAAATAA
- a CDS encoding nucleoside recognition domain-containing protein: MESHSASKALPLDYIIQHAQTLSNEDIRDDIVGDIYRTSASICKESVQYTNTDKLYRSEKLDKIFTSPIWGFPIMLGILSIIFYLTIAGANVPSDMIAEFFGWAEGYLTSWFQAAHAPEWLHGILILGLFRGIGAVISVMLPPMAIFFPMFALLENYGYLPRVAFNMDRLFKRSGAHGKQSLTMAMGFGCNAAAIMSTRIIESPRERMLAILTNNFVPCNGRWPMLILMASLFMAAGYTGSMQTLVTAGVVVGMVVIGVIMTLTVSWVLSKTALKGVPTHYTLELPPYRKPKVWNTIVRATLDKSIYVLKRAIVVAAPAAALTWLLANIFIGDTSLLMYFVNFLDPFAKMLGLDGFILAAFILGLPANEIVIPILLMSYLSTGALTEIDDFNQIKNLFLENGWTWLTALNTMLFSLLHFPCGTTLVNIYKETKSAKWTFLSFAIPTVIAIVVTFLSTQLVHWLGLV; the protein is encoded by the coding sequence ATGGAATCTCACTCAGCCAGTAAAGCTCTTCCATTAGACTATATTATTCAACATGCACAAACACTTTCAAATGAAGATATACGAGATGATATAGTCGGAGATATTTACCGAACATCTGCAAGCATATGTAAAGAATCCGTCCAATATACAAATACTGATAAATTATATCGTTCCGAAAAACTAGATAAAATTTTCACATCTCCAATCTGGGGATTCCCAATTATGCTCGGTATTTTATCTATTATTTTTTATCTTACAATCGCAGGCGCTAACGTACCATCTGATATGATTGCCGAATTCTTCGGATGGGCCGAAGGATATTTAACATCTTGGTTCCAAGCAGCGCATGCACCTGAATGGTTACATGGCATTTTAATACTTGGTTTATTCCGTGGTATCGGAGCTGTTATTAGCGTTATGTTACCACCTATGGCAATCTTTTTCCCTATGTTCGCGCTACTAGAAAACTACGGATACTTACCACGTGTCGCGTTTAATATGGACCGCTTATTCAAACGATCCGGCGCACACGGGAAACAATCTTTAACAATGGCAATGGGATTTGGTTGTAATGCAGCAGCCATTATGTCAACACGTATCATTGAATCACCACGTGAACGTATGCTAGCAATTTTAACGAACAACTTCGTTCCTTGTAACGGTCGCTGGCCTATGTTAATTTTAATGGCTTCACTATTTATGGCTGCTGGTTATACAGGCAGTATGCAAACATTGGTTACTGCTGGCGTTGTAGTTGGAATGGTTGTAATTGGTGTTATTATGACATTAACTGTTTCTTGGGTACTATCAAAAACAGCCTTAAAAGGGGTTCCAACTCACTACACACTTGAGTTACCTCCGTACCGCAAGCCAAAAGTTTGGAATACAATTGTTCGCGCAACACTCGATAAATCAATCTATGTTTTAAAACGAGCTATAGTTGTTGCTGCCCCTGCGGCTGCATTAACTTGGTTACTTGCTAACATTTTTATCGGTGACACAAGCTTACTTATGTATTTTGTAAACTTCCTAGATCCATTTGCTAAAATGTTAGGACTTGACGGGTTTATTCTAGCTGCATTCATTCTTGGACTACCCGCTAATGAAATTGTAATCCCAATTTTATTAATGTCTTACTTATCAACTGGGGCTTTAACTGAAATAGATGATTTTAATCAAATTAAAAATCTATTCCTAGAAAATGGTTGGACTTGGTTAACAGCGTTAAACACAATGTTGTTCTCACTTCTTCATTTCCCGTGTGGAACAACATTGGTTAACATATATAAAGAAACAAAAAGTGCAAAATGGACATTCTTATCGTTTGCAATCCCTACCGTTATCGCCATTGTTGTTACATTCCTCTCTACACAATTGGTACATTGGTTAGGGCTTGTATAA
- a CDS encoding FeoB small GTPase domain-containing protein produces the protein MSKHRIALAGNPNTGKSTLFNTLTGLKQHTGNWTGKTVLKAEGEYEHNGSTYTLIDLPGTYSLYSNSADEEVARDYIIFEKPEVTVVVLDATAMERNLNLALQVMEMTNNVVICINLIDEAEKKGIVIDEKKLARSLGVPVVKISARNRVGIGHLLNVIAKVSNKKLIPTPIKITYSEKVENMIQELEPQIYKVFGDTYPARWIALRILDGDKNFLTTLQKHHNEPLVREVIINGISLSQ, from the coding sequence ATGAGCAAACATCGTATTGCTTTAGCTGGCAACCCGAATACCGGGAAAAGTACATTATTTAATACTTTGACAGGTTTAAAACAACATACTGGAAATTGGACAGGAAAAACTGTTTTAAAAGCTGAAGGAGAATATGAACATAACGGAAGTACTTATACATTAATAGATTTACCTGGAACTTACTCATTATACTCAAATTCCGCGGACGAAGAAGTGGCGAGGGATTATATTATATTTGAAAAACCAGAAGTAACTGTAGTTGTCCTAGACGCAACTGCTATGGAAAGAAATTTAAATTTAGCACTCCAAGTGATGGAAATGACAAACAATGTAGTCATTTGCATTAACTTAATTGATGAAGCCGAGAAAAAAGGTATTGTTATTGATGAAAAAAAATTAGCAAGATCACTTGGTGTACCTGTAGTTAAAATTTCAGCACGTAACCGAGTAGGCATTGGTCATTTACTAAATGTTATTGCAAAAGTATCAAATAAAAAACTAATTCCAACACCAATTAAAATTACTTACAGCGAAAAAGTCGAAAATATGATTCAAGAATTAGAACCACAAATTTATAAGGTGTTCGGTGATACGTATCCAGCACGTTGGATTGCGTTACGTATATTGGATGGAGATAAAAATTTCTTAACTACACTTCAAAAACACCATAATGAACCACTTGTAAGGGAGGTCATAATTAATGGAATCTCACTCAGCCAGTAA
- a CDS encoding FeoA family protein, with protein sequence MVSANTKPLSDFKTGEFVQIEKIQLEGTMKRRLLDLGFIPGATIKVLQRSPLGDPVAYQVSNTTIALRKEESSLIFGVLIGDDFR encoded by the coding sequence ATGGTATCGGCTAATACTAAACCCCTTTCCGATTTTAAAACAGGGGAATTTGTACAAATTGAGAAGATACAATTAGAAGGAACTATGAAACGACGTTTATTAGATTTGGGATTTATCCCTGGGGCAACGATTAAAGTATTGCAACGCAGTCCACTTGGAGATCCGGTCGCCTATCAAGTGAGCAACACAACTATTGCACTGCGAAAAGAAGAAAGTTCCCTTATTTTCGGGGTATTAATAGGAGATGATTTCAGATGA
- a CDS encoding phosphate ABC transporter substrate-binding protein PstS family protein: MVMKKGIKFSLAALVVAGALVGCGKAEDTTSKETAKGSDNTKQELSGTIAAAGSTALLPLAEEAGKKFMEKNSKVSIQVQGGGSGTGINQVASGAVQIGNSDVPSGDKIKDAEKAKELVDNKVAGIAFALVVNKDVKVDNLTVQQVQDIFTGKVKNWKEVGGKDEKINVINRPASSGTRATFEKTIMKDAKINDGTGTTQDSNGAVEQAINSTPGSVSYLAMSYMVGDKKGALQTVKIDGADPKVENIASGKYPFWSYEYMVTKGEAKEATKAYIDYVKGKDFEKQVEDMGYIPMSKLNK; this comes from the coding sequence ATGGTTATGAAAAAAGGTATTAAATTCTCTTTAGCAGCTTTAGTGGTAGCAGGAGCATTAGTTGGGTGTGGAAAAGCAGAAGATACAACTAGTAAAGAAACTGCTAAAGGAAGCGATAATACAAAACAAGAATTATCGGGTACGATTGCAGCAGCTGGTTCTACAGCTCTTCTACCTCTTGCGGAGGAAGCTGGAAAGAAATTCATGGAGAAAAATTCAAAAGTTTCTATTCAAGTTCAAGGTGGCGGTAGTGGAACTGGGATTAACCAAGTAGCATCTGGTGCAGTGCAAATTGGTAATTCAGATGTTCCGTCCGGAGATAAAATAAAAGATGCTGAAAAGGCGAAAGAATTAGTAGATAACAAGGTAGCGGGTATTGCATTCGCTCTTGTTGTAAATAAAGATGTAAAAGTTGATAACTTAACAGTGCAACAAGTACAAGATATCTTCACTGGAAAAGTAAAAAACTGGAAAGAAGTAGGCGGAAAAGATGAAAAAATCAACGTAATTAATCGTCCAGCTTCATCTGGTACACGTGCTACATTCGAAAAAACAATTATGAAAGACGCAAAAATCAATGATGGAACTGGAACAACACAAGATTCTAACGGTGCAGTAGAGCAAGCTATCAATTCTACTCCAGGTTCAGTAAGCTATTTAGCAATGTCTTACATGGTGGGTGATAAAAAAGGTGCACTGCAAACAGTGAAAATTGATGGTGCTGATCCAAAAGTTGAAAACATTGCGTCTGGTAAATATCCATTCTGGTCTTACGAGTATATGGTAACAAAAGGTGAAGCGAAAGAAGCAACAAAAGCTTACATCGATTATGTAAAAGGTAAAGACTTTGAAAAGCAAGTAGAAGATATGGGCTACATTCCAATGTCTAAATTAAATAAGTAA
- the pstC gene encoding phosphate ABC transporter permease subunit PstC, with amino-acid sequence MKGKKQINYVKSEYIGRSLVTFCGIFIVLITLAIIAFICGKGIQSFTQSGISFTEMLTSTKWNPNADQGSFGALIFIVGSTVVSLGAVIISAPIAIALAIFMNLISPKFGNKVLKPVLELLVGIPSVVYGLLGVTILVPLLRDSFGGVGFSLIAGIVVLSIMILPTIASIASDAIRSVPFDYLEASYGLGSTKWQAISRVIVPAAKKGILTGVVLGLARAFGEALAVQMVIGNTIKLPEGIYSPTATLTGILTMDMTNTLNGTAWNNALWTLAMILLVISFLFILVIRAIGQRGER; translated from the coding sequence ATGAAGGGGAAAAAACAAATTAATTACGTGAAAAGTGAATATATAGGAAGATCACTTGTTACGTTTTGTGGTATTTTTATTGTTTTAATTACATTAGCTATTATTGCGTTTATTTGTGGCAAAGGAATTCAATCTTTTACACAAAGTGGTATCTCGTTTACTGAGATGTTAACATCGACAAAATGGAATCCAAATGCTGATCAAGGATCTTTTGGGGCTTTAATTTTTATTGTAGGTTCAACAGTGGTTTCGTTAGGTGCGGTTATTATTAGTGCACCAATTGCTATAGCTCTGGCTATATTCATGAATTTAATTTCGCCGAAGTTTGGAAATAAAGTATTGAAGCCTGTTTTAGAATTATTAGTCGGTATTCCGTCAGTAGTATACGGATTATTAGGGGTTACGATTTTAGTTCCGTTATTACGTGATTCGTTCGGGGGAGTGGGCTTTAGTTTAATTGCGGGTATCGTTGTATTAAGTATTATGATTTTACCTACTATTGCTAGTATCGCTTCTGATGCAATACGCTCTGTTCCATTTGATTATTTAGAAGCTTCTTATGGCCTAGGATCAACGAAATGGCAAGCAATTAGCCGAGTGATTGTTCCTGCTGCGAAAAAAGGAATTTTAACAGGTGTTGTTTTAGGTTTAGCGCGAGCTTTTGGTGAAGCGCTAGCCGTTCAAATGGTAATCGGGAATACGATTAAATTACCAGAAGGAATATATAGTCCGACAGCAACGTTAACTGGTATTTTGACAATGGACATGACAAATACATTGAACGGAACTGCTTGGAATAATGCGCTATGGACTTTAGCGATGATTTTACTTGTTATTTCATTCCTGTTTATTTTAGTAATTCGAGCGATTGGGCAAAGAGGTGAGCGATAA
- the pstA gene encoding phosphate ABC transporter permease PstA, translated as MNARTVNKVWTGIFYAVAALVVAMLVFLVFEILQKGWGFWDPNFLFGEPSNTRAGGGIGPQLFNSFYMLVITLIISIPLGLGAGIYLAEYAKQGRFLNFVRLCIETMASLPSIVVGLFGLLVFVTMTGWGYTVMGGALALTILNLPGLTRVCENAISEVPHNVKEASLGLGATKWQTIVRIIIPSSLPQIITGIILAAGRIFGEAAALIYTAGLTSPILNSAADFSSPAHPLNPFRPAETLAVHIWKLNSEGFIPDAKLIATKSAAVLIIMVLLFNVISRLIASVLHKRFTGTKRKSKTTKKIKAA; from the coding sequence ATGAATGCAAGAACGGTAAATAAAGTTTGGACGGGTATCTTTTATGCGGTTGCGGCTTTGGTCGTAGCTATGCTAGTGTTCTTAGTGTTTGAAATTTTACAAAAGGGATGGGGTTTTTGGGATCCTAATTTCTTGTTTGGAGAACCAAGTAATACAAGAGCTGGTGGTGGGATTGGTCCGCAGTTATTCAATTCATTCTACATGCTTGTTATAACGCTTATTATATCTATTCCTCTTGGACTAGGTGCTGGAATATATTTAGCAGAGTATGCAAAACAAGGGCGCTTTTTAAATTTTGTTCGTTTATGCATTGAGACAATGGCGTCTTTACCATCTATTGTTGTTGGTTTATTTGGTTTGTTAGTGTTCGTTACAATGACAGGCTGGGGATACACAGTAATGGGTGGTGCTCTTGCTTTAACTATTTTAAACTTACCAGGTTTAACACGTGTTTGTGAAAATGCTATTTCAGAAGTGCCTCATAATGTAAAAGAGGCAAGTCTTGGATTAGGTGCAACAAAGTGGCAAACAATCGTTCGTATTATTATCCCATCGTCATTACCGCAAATTATTACAGGGATTATTTTAGCGGCGGGTCGTATATTTGGGGAAGCGGCAGCATTAATTTACACAGCGGGTTTAACATCTCCGATTTTAAATTCAGCAGCGGACTTCTCGAGTCCTGCGCATCCTTTAAATCCGTTTAGACCAGCTGAAACGTTAGCAGTTCATATTTGGAAGTTAAATTCTGAAGGGTTTATTCCAGATGCGAAGTTGATTGCGACAAAATCTGCAGCTGTATTAATTATTATGGTATTACTATTCAATGTTATTTCACGCTTGATAGCATCTGTATTGCATAAGCGCTTTACAGGAACGAAAAGAAAAAGTAAAACGACGAAGAAGATAAAAGCGGCATAA
- a CDS encoding AAA family ATPase translates to MFFLQMSGFPGSGKSTVSKYIAKLTGAVIIDHDVLKSALLKSLKVKGIESTIVGGLVYDAEWVLIDSYLEQGHSVILDSPCLYEGMVEKGIELSNKHGVKYKYIECYLNDMEEINRRLQTRKRMISQIEKVESEVGFKKWLNGSKRPSNNEYLIVDSSKPIEQYVEKMMDYMTK, encoded by the coding sequence TTGTTTTTTCTGCAAATGTCAGGTTTTCCTGGGTCAGGAAAATCGACAGTTTCTAAGTATATAGCGAAATTAACAGGTGCTGTAATTATAGATCATGATGTTTTGAAATCCGCGTTGTTAAAATCATTAAAAGTAAAAGGAATTGAATCGACGATTGTTGGTGGGCTTGTGTATGATGCCGAATGGGTATTGATTGATTCTTATTTAGAACAAGGGCATAGTGTTATATTGGATAGTCCGTGTTTATATGAGGGAATGGTTGAAAAAGGGATTGAATTATCAAATAAACATGGTGTGAAATATAAATATATTGAGTGTTATCTTAATGATATGGAGGAGATTAATAGGAGACTGCAAACACGTAAGCGTATGATAAGTCAAATTGAAAAGGTGGAGTCGGAAGTAGGTTTTAAAAAGTGGTTAAATGGTAGTAAAAGACCTTCAAATAATGAATACCTTATTGTGGATTCTAGTAAACCTATAGAGCAATATGTGGAAAAAATGATGGATTATATGACTAAATAG